In a single window of the Leptospira sanjuanensis genome:
- a CDS encoding bile acid:sodium symporter family protein, with protein MTELDAVRINFNESGLVFLNILLGLIMYGIALDLRLEEFKLLFEKPRASLTGIISQFLFFPFVTYLLLWILNPPPGVALGMLLVAACPGGNISNFITSIAKGNTALSISLTAFSSALAIVATPFNFFFWGNLYPPVQAALKEISLNPWDVFRAILMILLIPIALGLLTQRYLPDITKKIEKPIKILSALIFAAFLVIALAANFSVFLKVINKVFLYVFLMNSTGFLLGYFFAKLMRLDEKDARCISIETGIQNSGLGLVLIFAFFGGQGSMAIIAATWGIWHAIAGITLAWFWSKRTASLGVQTVSKGF; from the coding sequence ATGACGGAACTCGACGCGGTTCGGATCAATTTCAACGAAAGCGGTTTAGTTTTTTTGAATATTCTTTTGGGGCTGATTATGTACGGGATCGCCTTGGATCTTAGATTGGAAGAATTTAAACTGCTCTTCGAAAAACCGCGTGCGTCTTTAACCGGAATTATTTCCCAATTCCTTTTCTTTCCGTTTGTGACGTATCTTTTGCTTTGGATTTTAAATCCTCCTCCGGGAGTCGCGCTCGGAATGCTTCTCGTAGCGGCTTGTCCGGGCGGAAACATCTCGAACTTTATCACGTCGATTGCCAAGGGAAACACCGCGCTTTCCATTTCTCTGACGGCTTTTTCCTCCGCGCTTGCGATCGTCGCGACTCCGTTCAACTTTTTCTTCTGGGGCAATTTATATCCTCCCGTTCAGGCTGCGTTGAAGGAAATCAGCCTCAATCCGTGGGACGTTTTCCGAGCGATTTTAATGATTCTTTTGATTCCGATCGCATTGGGACTCTTAACGCAGAGATATTTACCGGACATTACGAAAAAGATCGAAAAACCGATCAAAATTCTTTCCGCGCTGATCTTTGCGGCGTTTCTGGTAATCGCTCTCGCCGCCAACTTTTCGGTTTTTTTGAAAGTGATCAACAAAGTGTTTCTTTACGTTTTTCTAATGAACTCGACGGGATTTTTACTGGGATATTTTTTCGCGAAGCTGATGCGTTTGGATGAAAAGGACGCGCGTTGCATTTCCATCGAAACCGGAATTCAAAATTCGGGACTCGGTCTCGTATTGATCTTCGCGTTTTTCGGAGGTCAGGGAAGTATGGCGATCATCGCGGCGACTTGGGGAATCTGGCA
- a CDS encoding TauD/TfdA family dioxygenase, protein MATKTLSKPKTKSKTQSKPKSKTTSVRNTKSKSASSLSKGFIDSKNPLPVVYQPNTAEQKSKQALIQWIRSNKRVLTEDLKQYGAILFRGFDVASPQDFEDVILNVDSNLKNNYLGTSPRNQVTKYAFTATELPPAYPIMQHAEMSFLDSPPRKLFFYCGKAPGRFGETPITDLRKVLQEVPQSIRDKFETNKIRYSRVYDGPSNKSRFQFWKTKRWDEMFQTTDRAEVEKISKKQNFNVEWYGEDNLRLVNTTLAIRKHPEFKSSAWHNHSQVFHIDAARKEYWRIFARQKTIRGFFVGIALEILTFLKKITTKKEYLDTNCSYGDGQEISTTELQQIQEAFWNNISLFSWQNGDVLVIDNYTVSHGRHPFSGPREIFVAWAD, encoded by the coding sequence ATGGCAACCAAAACTCTATCCAAACCCAAGACAAAAAGTAAGACCCAATCTAAACCGAAATCTAAAACGACATCCGTCCGAAATACGAAATCAAAATCCGCTTCTTCCTTGTCGAAAGGATTTATCGATTCTAAAAATCCGCTTCCCGTCGTTTATCAACCGAACACCGCCGAACAGAAAAGCAAACAGGCTTTGATTCAATGGATCCGGTCCAACAAACGCGTGTTAACTGAAGACCTCAAACAATACGGGGCGATTCTTTTTAGAGGATTCGACGTCGCTTCTCCTCAGGATTTCGAAGACGTGATCCTCAACGTGGATTCCAACTTGAAGAATAACTACTTGGGAACTTCTCCCCGCAATCAAGTTACGAAATACGCCTTTACCGCTACCGAACTTCCTCCCGCATATCCGATTATGCAGCACGCGGAAATGAGCTTTCTCGATTCTCCTCCCCGGAAACTTTTTTTCTATTGCGGCAAAGCTCCCGGTCGATTCGGAGAAACTCCGATCACCGATTTAAGAAAGGTACTTCAGGAAGTTCCGCAGTCGATCCGCGATAAGTTCGAAACGAATAAAATCCGGTATTCAAGAGTTTACGACGGACCTTCCAACAAATCGCGTTTTCAGTTTTGGAAAACGAAACGCTGGGACGAAATGTTTCAGACCACCGATCGCGCAGAAGTGGAAAAGATATCCAAAAAACAAAACTTCAACGTGGAATGGTACGGAGAAGACAATCTGAGACTCGTCAATACCACATTAGCGATTCGTAAACATCCGGAATTCAAATCCTCGGCTTGGCACAATCATTCGCAGGTGTTCCATATCGACGCGGCGCGGAAAGAATATTGGAGAATCTTCGCGCGTCAAAAAACGATCCGCGGATTTTTCGTCGGGATCGCGCTCGAAATTCTAACTTTCTTAAAGAAGATCACCACAAAAAAGGAATATTTAGATACGAATTGCTCTTATGGAGACGGCCAGGAAATTTCTACCACCGAGCTCCAGCAGATACAGGAAGCCTTCTGGAACAATATCTCCCTGTTTTCTTGGCAAAACGGAGACGTATTGGTAATCGACAACTATACGGTTTCCCACGGAAGACATCCGTTTTCCGGTCCGAGAGAAATCTTCGTGGCTTGGGCGGATTAA
- a CDS encoding zinc-dependent alcohol dehydrogenase family protein, whose amino-acid sequence MRVYEVQNQFGLENLKIAERPDPVPGQGEVLVRFRAASLNYRDYLMAIGRYNPKQKLPLVPLSDGAGEIAQIGPGVTKWKVGDKICANFAQTWLDGAPDNDMLRNTLGGPLDGTLSEYRIFGEQGIVPMPEHLSFAEASTLPCAALTAYTAIVTHGNIQPGGTIVVQGTGGVSIFALQFAKMMGIKVIATSSSNEKLAKLTALGADEVINYNEKPDWDKEVRKITNKKGADLIIEVGGAGTLQRSISCTRPWGTIALIGVLAGGESNNLSLFPILMHGIRIQGIIVGSKRNFEDMNKAVEANKIKPVIDQIFKFEEAPQAYESLKSGKHFGKICIEI is encoded by the coding sequence ATGAGAGTTTACGAAGTTCAAAATCAATTCGGCCTGGAGAATTTAAAAATCGCGGAACGTCCCGATCCGGTTCCTGGACAAGGAGAAGTCCTCGTCCGTTTCAGAGCGGCCTCTTTGAACTATAGGGATTATCTGATGGCGATCGGAAGATACAATCCGAAACAAAAACTTCCTCTCGTTCCTCTTTCGGACGGAGCCGGAGAAATCGCACAGATCGGTCCGGGAGTTACGAAGTGGAAAGTCGGCGACAAGATCTGCGCCAACTTCGCGCAGACCTGGCTCGACGGAGCGCCGGACAACGATATGTTGCGCAATACTCTAGGAGGTCCGCTCGACGGTACTCTCAGTGAATATAGAATTTTCGGAGAACAAGGAATCGTTCCCATGCCGGAACATCTTTCCTTTGCGGAAGCATCCACTCTCCCTTGCGCCGCGCTCACCGCTTACACCGCAATCGTCACACACGGAAACATTCAACCGGGAGGAACGATCGTCGTTCAAGGAACGGGGGGCGTCTCCATATTCGCATTACAATTCGCTAAAATGATGGGAATCAAGGTCATCGCGACTTCCTCCAGCAACGAAAAACTCGCAAAGCTCACAGCACTCGGCGCGGACGAAGTCATCAACTACAACGAAAAACCGGATTGGGATAAGGAAGTTCGCAAGATCACGAACAAGAAAGGCGCGGATCTGATCATCGAAGTCGGAGGCGCGGGAACTCTGCAAAGATCGATCTCCTGCACGAGACCTTGGGGAACGATCGCACTGATCGGAGTTTTAGCGGGTGGAGAAAGCAACAATCTCTCCCTGTTTCCGATCCTGATGCACGGAATTCGAATTCAAGGAATCATCGTGGGAAGCAAACGAAACTTCGAAGATATGAACAAGGCGGTCGAAGCCAACAAGATCAAACCTGTCATTGATCAAATCTTTAAATTCGAGGAAGCGCCTCAGGCTTACGAATCGCTAAAGTCGGGGAAACACTTCGGAAAAATCTGCATCGAAATTTAG
- a CDS encoding SufE family protein — protein MSSVAEVQKEIVSEFSECTDWQERYQLLIEMGDELGSLPDEAKTPERLVPGCQSRVWIVSEEKEGKIEFQADSDSAITRGMIALLIRVFSGRTREEIKTASLEFLKEIGLDKHLSMSRRNGLYSMVNILRNS, from the coding sequence ATGAGCAGCGTTGCGGAAGTTCAAAAAGAAATCGTTTCCGAATTTTCGGAATGCACCGATTGGCAGGAACGTTATCAACTGTTGATCGAGATGGGGGACGAACTCGGTTCGCTTCCCGATGAGGCCAAAACTCCCGAGCGTTTGGTTCCCGGTTGTCAGTCCCGCGTTTGGATCGTCTCCGAAGAAAAGGAAGGCAAGATCGAGTTTCAAGCCGACAGCGATTCCGCAATCACGCGCGGTATGATCGCTCTTTTGATCCGCGTTTTTTCGGGAAGAACCCGCGAGGAAATCAAAACCGCTTCTTTGGAATTTTTAAAAGAGATCGGTCTCGACAAACATCTTTCCATGTCTCGCAGAAACGGTCTCTATTCGATGGTCAACATTCTTCGGAATAGTTGA
- a CDS encoding TPM domain-containing protein, with protein sequence MIKQYTSEPSLLQRILNHWLESIFSLFSFTADKSKTHRFKRYFSAEDLKRIESAVSKSESSHKGEIKVILESALPVSRVLFGLDAKRRAAELFSEKRVWDTEENTGILIYVQLIDRRIELLADRGIYKKVGQNTLDEICGKMQDGFRSGSYLESILAAIESFTKLLQEHFPPGKQNPNELPDRPEII encoded by the coding sequence ATGATAAAGCAATATACATCCGAACCTTCTCTTCTGCAAAGAATTCTGAATCATTGGCTGGAATCTATCTTCTCCCTTTTTTCCTTTACCGCGGACAAATCGAAAACCCATCGATTCAAACGGTATTTCAGCGCGGAGGATTTAAAAAGAATCGAATCCGCCGTTTCCAAATCCGAAAGTTCGCATAAGGGAGAAATCAAAGTGATCTTGGAATCGGCTCTTCCCGTTTCCAGAGTTTTGTTCGGTCTGGACGCAAAACGAAGAGCGGCGGAACTATTTTCCGAAAAAAGGGTCTGGGATACGGAAGAAAACACGGGGATTCTGATCTACGTTCAACTCATCGATCGAAGGATAGAATTGCTCGCCGACCGCGGAATCTACAAAAAGGTCGGACAAAACACGTTAGACGAAATCTGCGGCAAAATGCAGGATGGGTTCCGATCCGGTTCGTATCTCGAAAGCATTCTCGCTGCGATCGAATCGTTTACAAAACTTTTGCAGGAACATTTCCCGCCCGGAAAACAAAACCCGAACGAACTTCCCGACCGTCCGGAAATCATCTGA